From a single Streptomyces rubradiris genomic region:
- a CDS encoding caspase, EACC1-associated type, whose product MTDNDRHALLVGVSTYDSEAYADLPAVRADLHYMRAVLENTEIGMYNECAMAAEPTRAEMLHAVETFLEARQPSETALLYFSGHGEYCEQDGQLYFLTRDTDPADLPGTAVPAEFLERMLQSCRAASKVVLLDCCSSGSVVQGWTAKGPSPEPDRPAASTLLRPTGVYFITASDALQAASAMAPPGSGLGTSRFTGEIVEGLRNGRIKDGGWITPDDLFDYLTAQMARKGVPEEQRPTKSTIRATRSLPFARSVARPVRLPAPPHDAVDTARRSPTLLKARELAEADERDGVDAQRLLRYYADCLTAQAAAGMRPDRDGGRNEKYFLLAQGEETIQSGRGPHIVAPGSLPRPRDGRAGPGTEARHEYWYGYPAITLPARDGGRGRRATVALAPLLVQQMELAPDENGRDVLRPSGVPSLHSGVVSEFLDADDAADLLAHWQPAWQEGNDAQMLRAIRELLQKLGLPELEPLDPSALSERTVMQALRPGAHNAAVLLVPSGAEAMATQALVDNLLQISTRTGQIPGTALGALLDGGAGRAPAGPATAGDPVPPVPPVAPGPCNESQEQVISAAMTQPLTVATGPPGTGKSEVVTAVVTTCVAAGQSVLVASTNNEAVNVVAERCDDIAPGLLMRTGNTEALEREAAKLERLLAGPVEAPRRGSATVGGELRNTRKTAQRLRTEAARRVGEETRLLELLRDRAERAAGLELPLPLLEGAWAADADGPDTLDRWAERARRTAGARWWQLGGWRRGRALAALVAAVAEPPEGPGPAWPAWATRRPAPPELLESLAGVVSVEREVRELVRRHGEWDEDGLKSSRAATAEALSGLSAELSRALSAEALNRATGLLNQRLQALRRRSGYQRSQKNLMTQIKGWAVSTHSVRQLELTPKLFDLVVIDEASQCSIPSVLPLLFRARRALIIGDPMQLGHIPGVSPQQEKQARTRAGLSAAQLEHRRLAYHVYSSYHAAEQHGEGALLLDEHYRCHPRIADVVNGHCYGGRLRVLTDVRRQVPGHDPVGAADPAPVLGWVDVPSGESARGGDGRSWRNTAEAEAVRRVVDGLLAGLAPDATVGVVTPFRAQKELLARMWRDDDRVRVGTVHTFQGGQRDVMVLSPVAAPNTPPPTTHWVASQVNLWNVAVTRAKSQLITVGGLAFWREQSGLPALLAARSVPLGADADGTTAGAGPTYPVTEAREDLADRLQRYLTGRGITDLERAALVGGHPVDLLFTDAGANTAVLIDPGPRPGEDAARHLRLLHARGDLLTGLPSGGHGAKAGPVSRTVRVPAWRILAGETALAPLFD is encoded by the coding sequence ATGACCGACAACGACCGACACGCCCTGCTCGTCGGCGTCTCCACCTACGACAGCGAGGCGTACGCCGACCTCCCCGCCGTACGCGCCGATCTGCACTACATGCGGGCCGTCCTGGAGAACACCGAGATCGGCATGTACAACGAGTGCGCGATGGCCGCCGAGCCGACGCGCGCGGAGATGCTGCACGCCGTGGAGACGTTCCTGGAGGCCCGGCAGCCCAGCGAGACCGCGCTGCTCTACTTCAGCGGGCACGGCGAGTACTGCGAGCAGGACGGCCAGCTGTACTTCCTGACCCGGGACACCGATCCGGCCGACCTGCCGGGCACGGCCGTACCGGCGGAGTTCCTGGAGCGGATGCTGCAGTCCTGCCGGGCCGCCTCCAAAGTGGTCCTGCTGGACTGCTGCTCCAGTGGTTCCGTCGTGCAGGGCTGGACCGCCAAGGGGCCTTCGCCCGAGCCGGACCGGCCCGCGGCGAGCACGCTGCTGCGGCCGACCGGCGTGTACTTCATCACCGCGTCCGACGCCCTCCAGGCGGCCTCCGCGATGGCGCCGCCCGGCTCCGGCCTCGGCACCTCCCGGTTCACCGGGGAGATCGTCGAGGGACTGCGCAACGGCCGGATCAAGGACGGCGGCTGGATCACCCCGGACGACCTCTTCGACTACCTGACCGCGCAGATGGCCCGCAAGGGCGTGCCGGAGGAACAGCGGCCCACCAAGTCCACGATCAGGGCCACCCGCAGCCTCCCCTTCGCCCGGTCGGTGGCACGACCGGTGCGGCTGCCCGCGCCGCCCCACGACGCCGTCGACACCGCCCGGCGCTCCCCCACGCTGCTGAAGGCCCGGGAGCTGGCCGAGGCGGACGAACGGGACGGCGTCGACGCACAGCGGCTGTTGCGTTACTACGCGGACTGCCTCACCGCGCAGGCGGCGGCCGGCATGCGGCCCGACCGGGACGGCGGCCGGAACGAGAAGTACTTCCTGCTCGCCCAGGGCGAGGAGACCATCCAGTCGGGCCGCGGACCGCACATCGTCGCGCCCGGATCGCTGCCCCGGCCGCGGGACGGGCGGGCCGGGCCGGGCACCGAGGCGCGGCACGAGTACTGGTACGGGTATCCGGCGATCACGCTGCCCGCGCGGGACGGCGGCCGGGGGCGGCGCGCGACGGTGGCGCTGGCACCCCTGCTCGTCCAGCAGATGGAGCTGGCACCGGACGAGAACGGCCGGGACGTGCTCCGGCCCAGCGGTGTGCCGTCACTGCACAGCGGTGTCGTCTCCGAGTTCCTGGACGCGGACGACGCCGCCGATCTGCTGGCCCACTGGCAGCCGGCCTGGCAGGAGGGCAACGACGCGCAAATGCTGCGCGCCATCCGGGAGTTGCTCCAGAAACTGGGGCTGCCGGAACTCGAACCGCTGGACCCGTCCGCGCTCAGCGAGCGCACGGTCATGCAGGCGCTACGGCCCGGCGCGCACAACGCGGCCGTGCTGCTGGTGCCGTCCGGCGCGGAGGCCATGGCCACCCAGGCGCTGGTGGACAACCTGCTCCAGATCTCCACGCGGACGGGGCAGATCCCGGGCACCGCCTTGGGCGCGTTGCTCGACGGCGGGGCCGGGCGGGCTCCGGCCGGCCCCGCCACCGCGGGAGACCCGGTGCCGCCCGTGCCGCCCGTCGCTCCGGGGCCGTGCAACGAGAGCCAGGAGCAGGTGATCTCCGCGGCGATGACCCAGCCGCTGACGGTGGCGACCGGACCGCCGGGAACCGGCAAGAGCGAGGTCGTCACGGCGGTCGTCACCACCTGCGTCGCCGCGGGGCAGTCGGTGCTGGTCGCCTCCACGAACAACGAGGCCGTGAACGTCGTCGCCGAGCGCTGCGACGACATCGCGCCCGGTCTGCTGATGCGCACGGGCAACACCGAGGCGCTGGAACGGGAGGCGGCCAAACTGGAACGGCTGCTGGCCGGACCGGTCGAGGCGCCCCGGCGCGGCTCGGCCACCGTGGGCGGCGAGTTGCGCAACACCCGCAAGACGGCGCAGCGGCTGCGGACGGAGGCGGCCCGCCGCGTCGGTGAGGAGACGCGGCTGCTGGAACTGCTCCGCGACCGGGCGGAACGGGCCGCCGGCCTGGAGCTGCCGCTGCCCCTCCTCGAAGGGGCCTGGGCGGCGGACGCCGACGGCCCGGACACGCTGGACCGGTGGGCGGAGCGGGCCCGGAGGACGGCCGGGGCCCGCTGGTGGCAGCTCGGGGGGTGGCGACGTGGGCGGGCACTCGCCGCGCTGGTCGCGGCGGTGGCGGAGCCCCCGGAGGGGCCCGGACCGGCGTGGCCCGCCTGGGCGACGCGACGACCGGCGCCGCCGGAGCTGCTGGAGTCCCTGGCCGGGGTCGTGTCGGTGGAGCGGGAGGTACGGGAACTCGTCCGCCGGCACGGGGAATGGGACGAGGACGGGCTCAAGTCCTCCAGGGCCGCGACGGCGGAAGCACTGTCCGGCCTGTCGGCGGAACTGTCCCGCGCGCTGTCCGCCGAGGCCCTGAACCGGGCCACCGGCCTGCTGAACCAGCGGCTCCAGGCGCTCCGCCGCCGCTCCGGCTACCAGCGCAGCCAGAAGAACCTGATGACACAGATCAAGGGATGGGCCGTCAGCACCCACTCCGTGCGGCAGCTCGAACTCACCCCGAAGCTGTTCGACCTCGTCGTCATCGACGAGGCCAGCCAGTGCTCCATCCCGTCGGTGCTGCCGCTGCTGTTCCGGGCCCGCCGGGCCCTGATCATCGGCGACCCCATGCAACTCGGGCACATCCCGGGTGTGTCACCGCAGCAGGAGAAGCAGGCACGGACGCGGGCCGGGCTGAGCGCCGCGCAACTGGAGCACCGCCGCCTCGCCTACCACGTGTACTCCTCGTACCACGCCGCCGAACAGCACGGCGAGGGCGCGCTGCTCCTCGACGAGCACTACCGCTGTCACCCGCGGATCGCGGACGTGGTCAACGGCCACTGCTACGGCGGCCGGCTGCGGGTGCTGACCGACGTGCGGCGGCAGGTACCGGGACACGACCCGGTGGGAGCGGCCGACCCGGCGCCGGTGCTCGGCTGGGTCGACGTACCCTCCGGGGAATCGGCACGCGGCGGCGACGGGCGGTCCTGGCGGAACACGGCCGAGGCGGAGGCCGTGCGGCGCGTGGTCGACGGGCTGCTGGCGGGGCTCGCGCCGGACGCGACCGTGGGAGTGGTCACGCCGTTCAGGGCGCAGAAGGAGCTCCTGGCCCGGATGTGGCGGGACGACGACCGGGTCCGGGTCGGCACCGTCCACACCTTCCAGGGCGGGCAGCGCGACGTGATGGTGCTCAGCCCGGTGGCGGCGCCCAACACCCCGCCCCCGACGACGCACTGGGTCGCGAGCCAGGTCAACCTGTGGAACGTGGCGGTCACCCGGGCCAAGTCGCAGCTGATCACCGTGGGCGGCCTCGCCTTCTGGCGGGAACAGAGCGGCCTGCCGGCCCTCCTCGCCGCGCGCTCGGTGCCGCTGGGGGCGGACGCCGACGGCACGACGGCCGGGGCCGGCCCGACCTACCCGGTGACCGAGGCCCGCGAAGACCTCGCCGACCGCCTGCAGCGGTACCTCACCGGACGTGGCATCACCGATCTGGAGCGGGCCGCTCTCGTCGGCGGACACCCTGTGGACCTGCTGTTCACCGACGCCGGCGCGAACACGGCGGTACTGATCGACCCCGGACCGAGGCCCGGCGAAGATGCCGCGCGGCACCTCAGGCTCCTCCACGCGCGAGGCGACCTGCTCACCGGACTGCCCTCGGGTGGGCATGGCGCCAAGGCCGGCCCGGTGAGCCGGACGGTACGGGTGCCCGCCTGGCGCATCCTGGCGGGCGAGACCGCGCTGGCACCGCTGTTCGACTGA
- a CDS encoding cyclase family protein, whose product MNRHDPEGSIAEAAKAYSNWGRWGADDRLGTLNFLEEAKRREGAALVRRGVSFSLAQSFDMSGPQKGWRRRTNPVHTMLDTGTDAALGNQGFPHGFGGADDVIAMPLQCSTQWDGLGHIFDHGKAWNGRDAEKVVTSDGDLVTGIEHMAPYVAGRGVLLDVGRVAGEGGELPDGFAITEEHLTATAEAHGVRVGRGDIVVVRTGQLTRARREGWGDYAGGPAPGLSFTTAGWLHRTEIAAIATDTWGFEVRPNEFEHAFQPLHQVAIPNIGLLIGEMWDPDALAEDCAADGVYEFWLTAAPLPVTGAVGSPVNPVAVK is encoded by the coding sequence GTGAACCGTCACGACCCGGAGGGCTCGATCGCCGAGGCCGCCAAGGCGTACTCCAACTGGGGGCGCTGGGGCGCGGACGACCGGCTCGGCACCCTCAACTTCCTCGAGGAGGCGAAGCGGCGCGAGGGCGCGGCCCTGGTGCGGCGGGGCGTCAGCTTCTCGCTGGCGCAGTCCTTCGACATGAGCGGCCCGCAGAAGGGCTGGCGGCGGCGCACCAACCCGGTGCACACCATGCTGGACACCGGCACCGACGCCGCCCTCGGCAACCAGGGCTTCCCGCACGGGTTCGGCGGCGCCGACGACGTGATCGCGATGCCGCTCCAGTGCTCGACCCAGTGGGACGGGCTGGGCCACATCTTCGACCACGGCAAGGCGTGGAACGGCCGGGACGCCGAGAAAGTGGTCACCTCCGACGGCGACCTCGTCACCGGCATCGAGCACATGGCCCCGTACGTCGCCGGCCGCGGCGTCCTGCTCGACGTGGGCCGGGTGGCCGGCGAGGGCGGGGAACTGCCGGACGGGTTCGCGATCACCGAGGAGCACCTGACGGCGACGGCCGAGGCGCACGGCGTGCGCGTGGGCCGCGGGGACATCGTCGTCGTACGGACCGGGCAGCTCACCCGGGCCCGCCGCGAGGGCTGGGGCGACTACGCCGGCGGTCCCGCGCCCGGCCTGTCGTTCACCACGGCCGGCTGGCTGCACCGCACCGAGATCGCCGCGATCGCCACCGACACCTGGGGCTTCGAGGTCCGCCCGAACGAGTTCGAGCACGCCTTCCAGCCGCTGCACCAGGTCGCCATCCCGAACATCGGCCTGCTGATCGGCGAGATGTGGGACCCGGACGCGCTCGCCGAGGACTGCGCCGCCGACGGCGTGTACGAGTTCTGGCTCACCGCCGCGCCCCTGCCCGTCACCGGCGCCGTCGGCTCCCCGGTCAACCCGGTCGCCGTCAAGTAA
- a CDS encoding effector-associated constant component EACC1, whose amino-acid sequence MPDNHTGYRISVIDEDPLRARKEARELLAVLAEADPTARLDLPAPGGPPGAGDKGGPSAETVGLLLSAGSFAVALVQTWLARVPQRTIVVKRPDGAVLHVTGKEAREDDTLIERFLADGGDEGTTAG is encoded by the coding sequence ATGCCCGACAACCACACCGGATACCGGATCTCCGTCATCGACGAGGACCCCCTGCGCGCACGCAAGGAGGCACGCGAACTGCTCGCCGTGCTCGCCGAGGCGGACCCCACGGCCAGGCTCGACCTGCCCGCGCCCGGCGGCCCGCCGGGAGCCGGGGACAAGGGCGGTCCCTCCGCGGAGACCGTCGGGCTGCTGCTGAGCGCCGGCTCTTTCGCCGTCGCTCTGGTGCAGACATGGCTGGCGCGGGTCCCGCAGCGGACCATCGTCGTCAAGCGGCCCGACGGCGCGGTCCTGCACGTCACCGGCAAGGAGGCCCGCGAGGACGACACACTGATCGAGCGGTTCCTCGCGGACGGCGGTGACGAGGGCACGACGGCGGGCTGA
- a CDS encoding VOC family protein: MRLLTHLRHVDLAVPDYDKQLDFYAGVWGLTKVAEDSGISFLAAEGSPEQYVVRLRKAEEKRLDLVSYGTASAADVDTLAERLLAQGVQLITRPGKVDTPGGGYGFRFFDVDGRTIEVSADVAVRRHRKIEEKESIPVKLSHVVLNSPDLNRTREWYERHLGFRLSDTLSSPHMGEVMHFMRISSQHHSMALAKGPHTSLHHISFEMRGIDEYMRGSGRVIRAGYRKIWGPGRHMAGDNTFTYFLDPHGNTVEYTTELEVLDEDTWHPHVYDFSRPEVTDQWGTANPMNEFVAKESFNDPDRGVFVAPPV, translated from the coding sequence ATGCGTCTGCTCACCCACCTGCGGCACGTCGACCTCGCCGTGCCCGACTACGACAAGCAGCTCGACTTCTACGCCGGTGTCTGGGGCCTGACCAAGGTCGCCGAGGACTCCGGGATCTCGTTCCTGGCCGCCGAGGGCTCCCCGGAGCAGTACGTCGTCCGGCTGCGCAAGGCCGAGGAGAAGCGCCTCGACCTGGTCTCCTACGGCACCGCCTCGGCCGCCGACGTGGACACGCTCGCCGAGCGACTGCTCGCCCAGGGCGTTCAGTTGATCACCCGGCCGGGCAAGGTGGACACCCCCGGCGGCGGCTACGGCTTCCGCTTCTTCGACGTCGACGGCCGCACCATCGAGGTCTCCGCCGACGTCGCGGTACGGCGGCACCGCAAGATCGAGGAGAAGGAGTCGATCCCGGTCAAGCTGAGCCACGTCGTCCTCAACTCCCCCGACCTGAACCGGACTCGGGAGTGGTACGAGCGCCACCTGGGCTTCCGCCTCTCCGACACGCTCAGCTCGCCGCACATGGGAGAGGTCATGCACTTCATGCGGATCTCCAGCCAGCACCACTCCATGGCGCTGGCGAAGGGCCCGCACACCTCCCTGCACCACATCTCCTTCGAGATGCGCGGCATCGACGAGTACATGCGCGGCTCCGGCCGCGTGATCCGCGCCGGGTACAGGAAGATCTGGGGGCCCGGCCGGCACATGGCGGGTGACAACACCTTCACGTACTTCCTCGACCCGCACGGCAACACCGTCGAGTACACGACCGAGCTGGAGGTACTGGACGAGGACACCTGGCACCCGCACGTCTACGACTTCTCCCGGCCCGAGGTCACCGACCAGTGGGGCACCGCCAACCCCATGAACGAGTTCGTCGCCAAGGAGTCCTTCAACGACCCCGACCGCGGCGTCTTCGTCGCCCCGCCGGTCTGA
- a CDS encoding amidohydrolase family protein encodes MTTTPTVDVHAHVLLPEVEALVAGLPGLAEARALDARRGGPAALEVNGPMVRERAPRMTDPRLRLAAMDEQGVDVQLVSPSPSHYHYWADEATAERVYRLANEATAAHCSAAPDRLRGLGLVPLQHPGQAVRALDHALEQGLAGVEISSHAPGRELSDPDYEPFWSRARETGAVVFLHPFGCTLDERLDRWYLSNSVGQPVENAVALSHLIFSGVLDRHPDLTLIAAHGGGYLPTHIGRADHAWTARSDAGAGCAHLPSSYLKRLYFDSLVHDPHVLRELVRVAGADRVLLGSDFPFDMGTEDPVGALRAARLADPDFHAVRGGNASALLFKE; translated from the coding sequence GTGACGACCACCCCCACGGTGGACGTGCACGCGCACGTCCTGCTGCCCGAGGTCGAGGCGCTGGTGGCCGGCCTGCCGGGCCTGGCCGAGGCCCGTGCGCTCGACGCCCGTCGGGGCGGTCCGGCCGCCCTGGAGGTCAACGGCCCGATGGTGCGCGAGCGCGCCCCGAGGATGACGGACCCGCGCCTGCGGCTGGCCGCGATGGACGAACAGGGCGTGGACGTGCAACTGGTCAGCCCCTCGCCCTCGCACTACCACTACTGGGCCGACGAGGCCACCGCGGAGCGGGTGTACCGGCTGGCCAACGAGGCGACCGCCGCGCACTGTTCGGCCGCGCCCGACCGGTTGCGGGGGCTCGGGCTGGTCCCGCTCCAGCACCCCGGTCAGGCGGTACGCGCCCTCGATCACGCGCTGGAGCAGGGCCTGGCCGGTGTGGAGATCTCCAGCCACGCCCCGGGGCGGGAACTGTCCGACCCGGACTACGAACCCTTCTGGTCCCGGGCGCGGGAGACGGGCGCGGTCGTCTTCCTGCACCCCTTCGGCTGCACGCTCGACGAGCGGCTGGACCGGTGGTACCTGTCCAACAGCGTGGGCCAGCCGGTGGAGAACGCCGTCGCGCTCTCCCACCTGATCTTCTCCGGCGTCCTGGACCGGCATCCGGACCTGACGCTGATCGCGGCCCACGGCGGCGGTTACCTGCCGACCCACATCGGCCGCGCCGACCACGCCTGGACCGCCCGCTCCGACGCGGGCGCCGGCTGCGCCCACCTGCCCAGCAGCTACCTCAAACGCCTGTACTTCGACTCCCTCGTGCACGATCCGCACGTGCTGCGGGAGCTGGTCCGGGTCGCGGGCGCGGACCGGGTGCTGCTCGGCTCCGACTTCCCCTTCGACATGGGCACCGAGGACCCCGTCGGCGCGCTGCGCGCCGCCCGGCTGGCCGACCCCGACTTCCACGCCGTACGCGGCGGCAACGCCTCCGCCCTCCTCTTCAAGGAGTGA
- a CDS encoding FAD-dependent oxidoreductase yields the protein MSTARTVLVIGGGAAGNAATILLRRAGIAVDLVEAKDDWNATAGSGITLQGNALRVLRELGVWERVKESGFAFDSVGITAVDGTVLHVARDVRTGGDDLPATVGMQRPRLQRILIDAVRASGARVRLGTRATEFEQDADGVTVRFTDGTEGRYDLVIAADGIGSATRAAIGITDKPEPTGMAIWRVAAPRPAGVSRTDLTYGGPAYIAGYCPTSDTTIYAYVAEANRDRATIPPETYADEMRRLASAYGGHWTDILPHITDPAQVNYTWFDRMLVEGPWHRGRVVLAGDAAHCCPPTLAQGAAMSLEDALVLAGLLTSGREWDDALLREYHERRLPRVRTVVEASVRLGRWQLDGVRDADVPGLMGRVMTMLRELP from the coding sequence ATGAGCACAGCCCGCACGGTCCTGGTGATCGGCGGCGGCGCGGCCGGCAACGCCGCCACGATCCTGCTGCGCCGGGCCGGGATCGCGGTGGACCTCGTCGAGGCCAAGGACGACTGGAACGCCACCGCCGGCTCCGGCATCACCCTCCAGGGCAACGCCCTGCGCGTCCTGCGCGAACTCGGCGTCTGGGAACGCGTGAAGGAGTCGGGCTTCGCCTTCGACTCGGTCGGCATCACCGCTGTCGACGGCACCGTCCTGCACGTCGCCCGGGACGTCCGTACCGGCGGCGACGACCTGCCCGCCACCGTCGGCATGCAGCGGCCCCGGCTCCAGCGGATTCTCATCGACGCCGTACGCGCCTCGGGCGCCCGGGTCCGGCTGGGCACCCGGGCCACGGAGTTCGAGCAGGACGCCGACGGCGTGACCGTACGCTTCACCGACGGCACCGAGGGCCGCTACGACCTGGTGATCGCCGCCGACGGCATCGGCTCGGCGACCCGCGCGGCCATCGGCATCACCGACAAGCCGGAACCGACCGGCATGGCCATCTGGCGCGTCGCCGCCCCCCGCCCGGCCGGCGTGAGCCGCACCGACCTCACCTACGGCGGCCCGGCCTACATCGCCGGCTACTGCCCCACCAGCGACACCACGATCTACGCGTACGTCGCCGAGGCCAACCGCGACCGCGCCACCATCCCGCCGGAGACGTACGCCGACGAGATGCGCCGCCTGGCCTCCGCCTACGGCGGGCACTGGACGGACATCCTCCCGCACATCACCGACCCGGCGCAGGTCAACTACACGTGGTTCGACCGGATGCTGGTGGAGGGCCCCTGGCACCGCGGCCGGGTGGTCCTCGCCGGTGACGCGGCCCACTGCTGCCCGCCGACCCTGGCGCAGGGCGCGGCGATGTCCCTGGAGGACGCCCTCGTCCTCGCCGGACTGCTCACCAGCGGCCGGGAGTGGGACGACGCGCTGCTGCGGGAGTACCACGAGCGCCGGCTGCCGCGCGTGCGGACGGTGGTCGAGGCGTCCGTGCGGCTCGGCCGGTGGCAGCTGGACGGCGTGCGGGACGCGGACGTGCCCGGCCTGATGGGACGCGTCATGACGATGCTGCGGGAGCTGCCGTGA
- a CDS encoding LysR family transcriptional regulator yields MNLTRLDLNLVVALRALLEERNVTRAGQRVGLSQPAMSAALARLRRHFDDDLLARVGGHYELTALGQVLLDRTSTAYDVLERLFSSQADFDPATEDREFKLMASDYAVAVFGTELARVVHEEAPGIRLRFTQTQPSVVDDTATLLSATDGLLMPHGVISDFPATDLYDDRWVFLVAADHPTVGDRLTRQDLARLPWVTYQRTYDAPAVRQLGMLGVEPRAEVSVDSFQLLPLLVTGTRRIALIQERLARMLTPIAAVRVVEPPYEAVPVREALWWHPVHTHDAAHIWLRETAMRVGRHLAGVS; encoded by the coding sequence GTGAACCTGACCCGACTCGACCTCAATCTCGTCGTCGCCCTGCGCGCCCTGCTGGAGGAGCGCAACGTCACCCGCGCCGGGCAGCGCGTCGGCCTCAGCCAGCCCGCGATGAGCGCCGCCCTGGCCCGGCTGCGCCGCCACTTCGACGACGACCTGCTCGCCCGCGTCGGCGGCCACTACGAGCTGACCGCCCTCGGCCAGGTCCTCCTCGACCGCACCTCCACCGCCTACGACGTGCTGGAACGCCTCTTCTCCAGCCAGGCCGACTTCGACCCGGCCACGGAGGACCGCGAGTTCAAGCTGATGGCCTCCGATTACGCGGTGGCCGTCTTCGGCACCGAACTCGCCCGCGTCGTGCACGAGGAGGCCCCCGGCATCCGGCTCCGCTTCACCCAGACCCAGCCGTCCGTCGTCGACGACACCGCCACCCTGCTCAGCGCCACCGACGGCCTGCTCATGCCGCACGGCGTGATCAGCGACTTCCCCGCCACCGACCTCTACGACGACCGCTGGGTGTTCCTCGTCGCCGCCGACCACCCCACGGTCGGGGACCGGCTCACCCGGCAGGACCTCGCCCGGCTCCCGTGGGTGACGTACCAGCGCACCTACGACGCGCCGGCCGTGCGCCAGCTCGGCATGCTCGGCGTCGAACCGCGCGCGGAAGTGTCCGTCGACAGCTTCCAGCTCCTGCCCCTGCTGGTCACCGGCACCCGGCGCATCGCCCTGATCCAGGAACGGCTGGCACGGATGCTGACGCCGATCGCCGCCGTCCGGGTGGTGGAGCCGCCCTACGAGGCGGTGCCGGTGCGCGAGGCGCTGTGGTGGCACCCGGTCCACACCCATGACGCGGCCCACATCTGGCTGCGGGAGACGGCCATGCGGGTCGGCAGGCACCTGGCCGGCGTCTCGTAG
- a CDS encoding fumarylacetoacetate hydrolase family protein, whose translation MKPEPASALFAGPFALATLSAPGGPEFPALVTPDGLALDLRDAFGEDRLTTLDVLDRWETALPRLRALAADTGPARTAVTDLRVHAPVSPRQVFQSGANYRQHVIDLHVAHRAPGDDRPESERRAEAAEIMDRRAAEDLPYVFIGLPSAITGPYDDVVLPAWAEQPDWELELAVVIGRPAHRVPVEDAARYIAGYTIANDLTDRATVFRRDMPQIGTDWLRSKNAPGFTPLGPWIVPAESIADPDDLRVTLKLNGETMQDESTGDMIFTVARMVSYASQSARLLPGDLVLTGSPAGNGMHWGRLLRDGDVMEGTVTGLGIQRTRCVAEGAA comes from the coding sequence GTGAAACCCGAACCCGCGTCCGCGCTCTTCGCCGGACCCTTCGCCCTCGCCACCCTCTCGGCCCCGGGCGGGCCGGAGTTCCCCGCCCTCGTCACGCCGGACGGCCTCGCCCTCGATCTGCGGGACGCCTTCGGCGAGGACCGGCTGACCACGCTGGACGTGCTGGACCGCTGGGAGACGGCGCTGCCGCGACTGCGCGCCCTCGCCGCGGACACCGGCCCGGCCCGCACGGCCGTCACGGACCTGCGCGTGCACGCGCCCGTCTCACCGCGCCAGGTGTTCCAGTCGGGCGCGAACTACCGGCAGCACGTGATCGACCTGCACGTCGCCCACCGCGCGCCCGGTGACGACCGGCCGGAGAGCGAACGCCGCGCCGAGGCCGCCGAGATCATGGACCGGCGGGCGGCCGAGGACCTGCCGTACGTCTTCATCGGACTGCCGAGCGCGATCACCGGGCCGTACGACGACGTCGTCCTGCCCGCGTGGGCCGAACAGCCCGACTGGGAGCTGGAGCTGGCGGTCGTCATCGGCAGGCCCGCCCACCGGGTGCCGGTGGAGGACGCGGCGCGGTACATCGCCGGTTACACCATCGCCAACGACCTGACCGACCGGGCCACCGTCTTCCGCCGGGACATGCCGCAGATCGGCACCGACTGGCTGCGCAGCAAGAACGCCCCCGGGTTCACCCCGCTCGGCCCCTGGATCGTGCCGGCCGAGTCGATCGCCGACCCGGACGACCTGCGGGTCACGCTCAAGCTCAACGGCGAGACCATGCAGGACGAGTCGACCGGCGATATGATCTTCACGGTCGCGCGCATGGTGTCGTACGCCTCCCAGAGCGCCCGCCTGCTCCCCGGGGACCTGGTGCTCACCGGCTCCCCCGCCGGCAACGGCATGCACTGGGGCCGGCTGCTGCGCGACGGCGACGTCATGGAGGGCACGGTCACCGGGCTCGGAATCCAGCGCACCCGTTGTGTCGCGGAGGGTGCCGCGTGA
- a CDS encoding GMC family oxidoreductase, giving the protein MPYTDAHPFHGQVMRLDASPVPLAGDTVVEPGAVVGPGWFCAKDISPDDRVEFTDTAADAYGLPAPRVRYRYGDRDLATIEQAKKAVAEAGAAVGVPLDAGPLLLPAGSSLHYQGTTRMGPADDGTSVCDSHSRVRNTRGLWVAGNNVIPTAAACNPTLTSVALAVRGARALLDHLQSTAGRNTPAARAGSGTA; this is encoded by the coding sequence GTGCCGTACACCGACGCACACCCCTTCCACGGCCAGGTGATGCGACTCGACGCCTCCCCCGTCCCGCTCGCCGGCGACACCGTTGTCGAGCCCGGTGCCGTCGTCGGGCCGGGCTGGTTCTGCGCCAAGGACATCTCCCCCGACGACCGCGTCGAGTTCACCGACACCGCGGCCGACGCATACGGGCTGCCCGCCCCGCGCGTCCGCTACCGCTACGGCGACCGCGACCTGGCCACGATCGAACAGGCCAAGAAGGCCGTCGCCGAAGCGGGAGCCGCCGTCGGCGTCCCCCTCGACGCCGGCCCCCTCCTGCTGCCCGCGGGCAGCTCCCTGCACTACCAGGGCACCACCCGCATGGGCCCCGCCGACGACGGCACCAGCGTCTGCGACAGTCACAGCCGCGTCCGGAACACCCGCGGGCTGTGGGTCGCCGGCAACAACGTCATCCCGACGGCCGCCGCCTGCAACCCCACCCTGACCTCCGTCGCCCTCGCCGTCCGGGGCGCCCGCGCGCTCCTGGACCACCTCCAGTCCACGGCCGGGCGGAACACACCGGCCGCCCGGGCGGGTAGCGGCACCGCCTGA